From a single Pseudobutyrivibrio xylanivorans genomic region:
- a CDS encoding TraX family protein, with translation MEKKRLEFTGTGLKLIAVITMFIDHIGAGILEKSEAAQLAIENFWPWNYNSFDNIFRAIGRMAFPIYCFMLVEGFFHTKSRLKYAQRLLFIAVISEVPFDMLFRLSYFDFRYNNVLWELLLGLGVLCGLDYANNKDFSFTEKRWANDGLMVIVMLIGMGIGYLTHLDYSMSGICCISVMYKYYGTTKKDRLKSFGMGQLMLSLFNFFELPAFLMLLPMSRYEGHRGRDSKAMRTFFYFFYPAHIVVLYVIRTLLFG, from the coding sequence ATGGAAAAGAAGAGACTTGAATTTACAGGCACAGGATTAAAGCTTATTGCAGTCATTACGATGTTCATTGATCATATCGGGGCTGGAATTCTTGAAAAATCGGAGGCAGCTCAACTGGCTATAGAAAACTTTTGGCCGTGGAACTATAATTCTTTTGACAATATTTTTCGAGCTATAGGACGTATGGCGTTTCCTATCTACTGCTTTATGCTGGTGGAGGGATTCTTTCATACCAAAAGTCGTTTGAAATATGCGCAGCGTTTACTTTTTATTGCTGTGATTTCAGAGGTTCCTTTTGATATGCTTTTTAGACTGAGCTATTTTGATTTTAGATATAACAATGTGCTTTGGGAGCTTCTTCTTGGACTGGGTGTATTATGTGGACTTGATTATGCTAATAATAAGGATTTTTCTTTCACTGAAAAACGCTGGGCTAACGATGGTCTAATGGTTATAGTAATGCTAATCGGAATGGGGATTGGCTATTTGACTCATTTGGATTACAGTATGTCTGGAATATGTTGCATCAGTGTGATGTACAAGTATTATGGAACAACTAAAAAGGACAGACTGAAATCCTTTGGAATGGGACAGCTTATGTTATCCCTTTTTAACTTTTTTGAGTTGCCAGCATTCCTTATGCTTTTACCAATGAGTCGCTACGAAGGCCATCGCGGCCGCGACTCAAAAGCTATGCGCACGTTCTTCTATTTCTTCTACCCAGCACACATCGTCGTATTATATGTAATTAGAACATTATTGTTTGGATAA
- a CDS encoding KdsC family phosphatase, with product MKDIKYLVLDVDGTLTDGCVYMGENGELCKAFNIKDGYGIAHQLIPSGVIPMIITGRTSKIVENRCKELGITNIFQGVADKLGKLKGVMSSNGRTLKDCAYMGDDLNDLEVMKAIKAEGGLIGCPADAAPAVIEICDFVSEKDGGRGCVRDFIEWLID from the coding sequence ATGAAAGATATTAAATACCTTGTTCTTGATGTAGATGGTACTTTGACAGATGGTTGCGTGTATATGGGGGAAAATGGGGAACTTTGCAAAGCTTTCAATATAAAGGATGGCTACGGAATTGCACATCAGCTTATTCCTTCTGGAGTGATTCCTATGATTATCACAGGGCGTACAAGCAAGATTGTTGAGAACCGCTGTAAGGAGCTTGGGATTACAAATATTTTTCAGGGAGTAGCTGATAAGCTTGGTAAGCTTAAAGGTGTAATGTCTTCAAATGGAAGAACACTCAAGGATTGTGCATATATGGGGGATGATTTAAACGACCTTGAGGTTATGAAGGCAATAAAGGCTGAGGGAGGACTTATCGGATGTCCTGCCGATGCGGCACCAGCAGTTATTGAGATTTGCGATTTTGTTTCAGAGAAGGATGGAGGTAGAGGATGCGTTCGAGATTTCATCGAATGGCTGATTGATTAA
- a CDS encoding IS1182 family transposase, with the protein MINQTNSYNTLNQGVLPFFISDCLDICDPVFTFDELVGGMNLEKYLKNVPEHKLGRIRYNPVKMLKTVLFGFMSEGYISLRGLQENCRVNIRFMYLMDRETPSYRTFSYFINDVLKDSIEDIFNDINQEIFSRHKVDLNHLYIDGSKFEANANKYTWVWKKATEKSRYRLFEKITKLLQEINSDLQWSGIKIETNTEYMPEYMRQITERFSEIWKLDTSTFVSGKGHRKTVQQRQYEKLVEYTTKLNEYVTKISICGENRNSYSKTDPSATFMRIKTDYMGNDQLLPAYNVQIGVADEYIAVVDVNQYRSDMDCFIPLMNKYYETYGFYPKYPVADAGYGSFNNYIFCEQKGMKKYMKFTMFKKETTDKKYHNDPFRAVNFEIGDDGKMRCPNGRSFNFLYRQHVKGNQYGRQEEVYQCEDCSGCPYASKCKKTDKNKTVRINEELTAMHQEVINNLESIQGALLRMNRSIQAEGTFGIIKNDRWYKRIVRKGIESVKLEVLLVSIGHNLYKYHNKKMRLQEAA; encoded by the coding sequence ATGATCAATCAAACCAATTCTTATAATACTCTAAATCAGGGCGTTTTACCATTTTTTATTTCAGATTGCTTGGATATCTGTGATCCGGTTTTTACTTTTGACGAACTCGTGGGAGGTATGAATCTTGAGAAGTATCTGAAAAATGTGCCAGAGCATAAGCTTGGCAGAATCAGATATAATCCAGTCAAAATGTTGAAAACCGTACTATTCGGTTTTATGAGTGAAGGATATATTTCACTAAGAGGACTTCAAGAAAACTGTAGGGTTAACATTCGATTTATGTATCTTATGGACAGGGAAACTCCTTCTTACAGAACCTTCAGCTATTTCATAAACGATGTGTTAAAGGATTCAATAGAGGATATTTTCAATGATATTAATCAGGAAATATTCAGCAGGCATAAAGTTGACCTGAATCATCTTTATATTGATGGTTCGAAGTTTGAAGCTAATGCTAACAAATATACTTGGGTATGGAAGAAGGCCACGGAAAAATCCCGTTACCGTCTTTTTGAAAAGATTACTAAATTACTGCAAGAAATCAACAGCGATCTTCAGTGGAGCGGAATCAAGATTGAGACTAATACAGAGTACATGCCTGAATATATGCGCCAGATAACAGAACGGTTTTCTGAGATATGGAAGCTTGATACTTCAACTTTTGTTTCAGGAAAAGGACATAGGAAAACCGTCCAGCAGAGACAGTACGAAAAGCTTGTAGAGTACACAACAAAGCTCAATGAATATGTCACAAAAATCAGCATCTGTGGAGAAAACAGGAACAGCTATTCAAAGACAGATCCTTCCGCTACATTCATGAGAATAAAGACCGACTACATGGGAAACGACCAGCTTCTTCCCGCATACAACGTTCAGATTGGTGTAGCTGATGAATACATAGCAGTTGTTGATGTTAATCAATACAGATCTGACATGGACTGCTTCATACCGTTGATGAATAAGTATTATGAAACATATGGCTTTTATCCAAAATATCCTGTGGCTGATGCTGGATATGGCTCGTTCAATAATTATATCTTTTGCGAGCAAAAAGGCATGAAAAAGTACATGAAGTTCACAATGTTTAAAAAGGAGACGACCGATAAGAAATATCACAACGATCCATTCAGAGCTGTTAATTTTGAGATCGGTGATGATGGGAAAATGCGTTGTCCTAATGGGAGGAGCTTCAACTTTCTATACAGGCAGCATGTAAAAGGAAACCAGTATGGCCGGCAAGAAGAAGTCTATCAGTGTGAAGACTGCAGTGGTTGTCCCTATGCATCGAAGTGTAAGAAAACAGATAAAAACAAAACCGTAAGAATAAACGAAGAACTGACCGCTATGCATCAGGAGGTTATAAATAATCTTGAAAGCATCCAGGGAGCACTCCTTAGAATGAACAGATCCATTCAAGCGGAAGGTACTTTCGGAATCATAAAAAATGATCGTTGGTATAAAAGAATAGTCCGAAAAGGAATAGAATCCGTAAAACTTGAGGTTCTTTTGGTTTCAATAGGTCATAACTTATATAAATATCACAATAAAAAGATGCGTCTCCAAGAAGCTGCCTAA
- a CDS encoding Na+/H+ antiporter NhaC family protein: MEFTNTIWSLLPPLIAIVLALITKEVYSSLFLGIFAGGLLYAGFNLTAAMEHIFVDGMIGQLSDSWNVGILIFLVVLGSMVMLMNRAGGSAAFGKWAVTHVKTKAGAQVATIILGMLIFIDDYFNCLTVGSVMRPVTDKHGISREKLAYLIDATAAPICIIAPISSWAAAVTGFVDGANGLSLFIRAIPYNFYALLTLVMMFTITYLDFDYGSMNLAELNHKAQEKQRKKKDAASLTGAEDQPHPPVSERGKVSHLVFPIISLIICCVIGMIYTGGFFDGVNFIDAFSNSDASVGLVYGSVVALILTIINYLATKVLSFSECMNAIPEGFKSMVPAILVLTFAWTLKSMTDSLGAAEYVGGIVANIADNHALMSLLPALVFLVGIFLAFATGTSWGTFGILIPIVVNVFGGDINNELMIIAISACMAGAVCGDHCSPISDTTIMASAGADCDHIRHVSTQLPYAFTVAGVSLVSYIVSGFVRNWAVCLLVGIALMIVTLVLLKNITAKKVSS, from the coding sequence ATGGAATTTACTAATACTATCTGGTCGCTATTGCCACCATTAATTGCCATTGTTTTGGCGCTGATTACAAAAGAGGTTTACTCATCATTATTTTTAGGAATATTTGCAGGCGGTTTACTGTACGCAGGCTTTAATCTGACAGCTGCGATGGAGCACATCTTTGTGGATGGAATGATTGGTCAGCTTTCTGACAGCTGGAATGTAGGTATTCTCATTTTCCTTGTTGTCTTAGGAAGTATGGTTATGCTTATGAACCGTGCGGGTGGTTCGGCTGCTTTTGGAAAATGGGCTGTTACCCATGTAAAGACAAAGGCAGGCGCACAGGTTGCTACAATCATCCTCGGTATGCTGATTTTCATCGACGATTATTTTAACTGTCTTACAGTTGGCTCGGTTATGAGACCAGTTACTGACAAGCATGGGATTTCTCGTGAGAAGCTCGCATATCTTATAGATGCCACAGCTGCACCTATTTGTATTATTGCACCGATTTCATCATGGGCTGCAGCAGTTACAGGCTTCGTTGATGGTGCAAATGGCTTGTCACTTTTCATTCGCGCCATTCCATACAATTTCTATGCATTGCTTACACTTGTGATGATGTTCACAATTACTTACTTGGATTTTGATTACGGCTCAATGAATCTTGCAGAGCTGAACCATAAAGCCCAAGAAAAGCAGAGAAAGAAAAAGGATGCTGCTTCACTTACAGGCGCTGAAGATCAGCCACATCCACCAGTTTCAGAGAGAGGAAAGGTGTCACACCTTGTGTTCCCTATTATTTCCCTTATTATCTGTTGTGTAATCGGAATGATTTACACAGGCGGATTCTTTGATGGAGTAAACTTCATCGATGCATTCTCAAATTCAGATGCATCTGTTGGACTTGTATATGGCTCAGTTGTGGCACTCATTCTTACAATCATTAACTATCTTGCAACAAAGGTGCTCAGCTTCAGCGAGTGCATGAATGCAATTCCTGAAGGCTTCAAGAGTATGGTGCCAGCTATCCTTGTACTTACATTTGCATGGACCCTTAAGTCTATGACAGATTCACTTGGAGCAGCTGAATATGTTGGTGGAATCGTTGCAAACATTGCTGATAATCATGCACTTATGAGCTTGCTTCCAGCGCTTGTATTCCTTGTTGGTATCTTCCTTGCATTTGCAACAGGAACCTCATGGGGAACCTTTGGTATCCTTATTCCAATCGTCGTAAATGTTTTTGGTGGTGACATTAATAACGAGCTTATGATTATTGCTATTTCAGCTTGTATGGCTGGTGCTGTTTGTGGTGATCACTGTTCACCAATTTCTGATACAACAATCATGGCATCTGCTGGTGCGGATTGTGACCATATCAGACATGTTAGTACACAGCTTCCATACGCATTTACGGTAGCAGGAGTTTCACTTGTATCTTATATTGTTTCGGGCTTTGTGAGAAATTGGGCGGTATGCCTGCTAGTAGGAATTGCACTTATGATAGTAACTCTTGTACTGCTAAAGAATATAACAGCTAAAAAGGTAAGTTCATAA
- the dapA gene encoding 4-hydroxy-tetrahydrodipicolinate synthase, producing the protein MSIFNGAAVAIATPFNNDGSVNYEKLDNLIEFQIKNNTDAIVICGTTGEASTLSHEEHVDVIRHCVQTVNKRVPVIAGTGSNSTETAIFLSTEAEKAGADAVLLVTPYYNKATQRGLYEHFKDTADAIKLPCILYNVPSRTGCNILPETAVKLAKDVDNIVAIKEACGNISQITKLLQLADGCIDVYSGNDDQIVPIMSLGGLGVISVFSNVAPQQTHDMCQACLDGDFKKAAKMQLEALPLIDSLFSEVNPIPVKKALNLMGFEAGPLRKPLTEMEEAHAKILEENMKAYGIY; encoded by the coding sequence ATGAGTATATTTAATGGCGCTGCTGTAGCAATTGCTACTCCATTTAACAACGATGGTTCAGTCAACTATGAGAAGCTTGATAACCTGATTGAATTTCAGATAAAAAACAATACAGATGCTATTGTTATCTGCGGAACTACAGGCGAAGCTTCTACACTGTCACATGAAGAGCACGTGGATGTTATAAGACATTGTGTTCAGACAGTAAACAAGCGTGTTCCAGTAATTGCTGGCACTGGCTCAAACTCTACAGAGACGGCAATCTTTCTTTCAACAGAGGCAGAGAAAGCTGGAGCTGATGCGGTGCTTCTTGTGACACCATATTACAATAAGGCAACTCAGAGAGGACTTTATGAGCACTTTAAGGATACAGCTGATGCTATCAAGCTCCCATGTATTCTTTATAATGTTCCATCAAGAACTGGCTGCAACATTTTGCCTGAGACAGCGGTAAAACTTGCAAAGGATGTGGATAACATTGTTGCCATCAAAGAAGCATGTGGAAACATCAGCCAGATTACTAAGCTTCTTCAGTTGGCAGATGGTTGCATAGATGTTTACTCAGGAAATGATGATCAGATTGTACCAATTATGTCACTTGGTGGACTTGGTGTAATCTCAGTGTTTTCAAATGTTGCACCTCAGCAGACACATGATATGTGCCAGGCTTGCCTTGATGGAGATTTCAAAAAGGCAGCAAAGATGCAGCTTGAAGCATTACCACTTATTGATTCACTTTTCTCAGAGGTTAATCCAATTCCTGTAAAGAAGGCTCTTAACCTTATGGGATTTGAAGCTGGTCCACTCAGAAAACCATTGACTGAGATGGAAGAGGCACACGCAAAAATATTAGAGGAGAATATGAAAGCTTATGGAATTTACTAA